Genomic segment of bacterium:
ACTTCTCGATGCAGGAGTGGCACCGGATCTGGTGATCCTGGATGTGATGATGCCCGGTCAGAATGGTCTCGTGACGCTGAAGGAGATCAAGAAGCGTCACCCCGAGCTACCGGTCGTGATGCTCTCCGTCGTTGGGACGGCATCGACGATCGTCGAGGCCATGCAGTTCGGAGCCAGCGACTATCTGAACAAGCCTTTCGATGAAGCGGATCTCGAGCGCGTCCTCGCCTGCTTCTTCCGTCCGCCGCGGACCATGCCCGAGCCGAAGGAACCCATCTTGTGGGCGGGAGCCAGCCTGGCCGAGGTTCGCGCACTGATCGCGCAGATCGCCGACACGGACGTGACCGTGCTCATCCAGGGCGAGAGCGGTGTGGGCAAGGAAGTCGTTGCACGAGAGGTGCACGAGAGCTCCTCGCGAGCCGAGCAGATCTTCGTCAAGGTGAATTGCGCCGCATTGCCCGGTTCGCTCCTCGAGAGCGAACTCTTCGGCTACGAGAAGGGCGCGTTCACCGGCGCCACCGGCCGGAGGGCGGGCAAGTTCGAGCAGGCCGACGGCGGTACGATCTTCCTCGACGAAATCGGCGAGATGAGCCCCGCGGCCCAGGCCAAGCTGCTTCATGTGCTCCAGGACGGAAGCTTCAGCCGCCTCGGCGGCAACGAGGAGATCTCGGTCGATGTACGGGTCATCAGCGCCACCAATCGTCCGCTCGAAGAGCTCGCCCGGACCGGCGGATTCCGGGAGGATCTCTTCTTCCGGCTCAATGTCGTGGCCATCCGGATTCCTCCTCTGCGCGACCGCCGAGACG
This window contains:
- a CDS encoding sigma-54-dependent Fis family transcriptional regulator, yielding MTAPRIFIVDDAEGIRSYLTTLLESRGYAVDTAEDGRSALELLDAGVAPDLVILDVMMPGQNGLVTLKEIKKRHPELPVVMLSVVGTASTIVEAMQFGASDYLNKPFDEADLERVLACFFRPPRTMPEPKEPILWAGASLAEVRALIAQIADTDVTVLIQGESGVGKEVVAREVHESSSRAEQIFVKVNCAALPGSLLESELFGYEKGAFTGATGRRAGKFEQADGGTIFLDEIGEMSPAAQAKLLHVLQDGSFSRLGGNEEISVDVRVISATNRPLEELARTGGFREDLFFRLNVVAIRIPPLRDRRDELDGLIEHFLDRYAAYYERPRPELSSALRTHIDRYAFPGNIRELENWIKRIVVLGSEDPILRDLVQGEAGQVRRTRNFLELLEEIEETAGDVPLRDVSRRASQEAERETIEQVLFHTGWNRKQAARLLGVSCKTLLLKIRESGLEPR